One segment of Spartobacteria bacterium DNA contains the following:
- the fliS gene encoding flagellar export chaperone FliS: protein MPPVVYQYKPQTPINSYQQNDVLTASPAQLIGMLYDEALRSLDRASEGFEINDPSSYEIVGNNLIHTQEVLTELVISLDFERGGEIALNLKRIYEFCNGHLSTANIEHRIEPIRDVRSILVELREAWREVIKKEMETAVDTSAAASPSFASPIQRGRISITG from the coding sequence ATGCCACCGGTAGTTTATCAATATAAACCGCAAACACCTATTAACTCATATCAGCAGAATGATGTCCTCACGGCCAGTCCTGCCCAGTTGATCGGTATGCTCTATGATGAAGCACTGCGCAGTCTGGATAGAGCCAGCGAAGGGTTTGAAATTAATGATCCGTCCAGTTATGAAATTGTGGGAAATAACCTGATTCATACACAGGAAGTACTCACCGAGCTGGTTATTTCATTGGATTTTGAGCGAGGCGGAGAAATCGCATTAAACCTCAAACGAATCTATGAATTTTGCAACGGACATCTCAGTACCGCCAATATAGAGCATCGTATTGAGCCCATTCGCGATGTGCGCTCTATTCTCGTTGAGTTAAGAGAAGCTTGGCGAGAGGTTATTAAAAAGGAGATGGAAACAGCTGTTGATACCTCGGCAGCCGCATCACCAAGCTTCGCTTCACCCATTCAACGCGGCAGAATATCCATCACCGGATAA